The following coding sequences lie in one Stigmatopora nigra isolate UIUO_SnigA chromosome 4, RoL_Snig_1.1, whole genome shotgun sequence genomic window:
- the LOC144195506 gene encoding alpha-1A adrenergic receptor-like — protein sequence MVSALPNMTPVPLTQNCSNCSQLLTLDLSAIKPVVVGLVLGVFIVFGVVGNILVILSVVCHRHLRTVTHYFIVNLAVADLLLSSTVLPFSAVFEILERWVFGRVFCNVWAAVDVLCCTASIMSLCVISVDRYIGVSYPLRYPAIMTKRRALLAVAFLWVLSVVISIGPLFGWKEPAPEDESVCKITEEPAYAIFSAVGSFYLPLTVVLVMYCRVYVVARRESRSLREGQKREKSDSEFVTLRIHRGNASVSDDEALRRRTHFALRLLKFSREKKAAKTLGIVVGCFILCWLPFFLVLPISSIFPSHRPPDVVFKITFWLGYFNSCINPIIYPCSNQEFKKAFQSLLGAHCLRGSPRPHRHDHLAVSQSQVHVPNQPLTLNLSGRGASCRLSSSSPVDLSGTPSSRGSGEWKVFPDGSAGGIGAADRSRKVAKLCRRNFRRACCCVPSGGGPRRGGHCSRPPPVGNLPTIKIHQLSLSDKGEPV from the exons ATGGTGTCCGCCTTACCCAACATGACACCGGTTCCGCTGACTCAAAACTGCTCCAACTGCAGCCAGTTGTTGACCCTAGACCTGAGCGCCATCAAGCCCGTCGTGGTAGGCTTGGTGCTTGGCGTCTTCATCGTGTTCGGAGTGGTTGGGAACATTCTAGTCATCCTCTCGGTAGTTTGCCACCGACACTTGCGCACGGTGACCCATTATTTCATCGTCAATCTGGCAGTGGCCGATCTGTTGCTGAGCTCCACGGTGCTGCCTTTCTCCGCCGTATTCGAAATCCTGGAACGTTGGGTTTTCGGGCGAGTATTTTGCAATGTTTGGGCGGCTGTTGACGTGCTGTGCTGCACGGCCTCCATCATGAGCCTGTGTGTGATCTCCGTGGATCGCTACATCGGAGTCAGCTACCCGCTTCGTTACCCGGCGATAATGACCAAGCGAAGGGCTCTGCTGGCCGTGGCGTTTCTGTGGGTTCTGTCCGTGGTCATATCCATCGGCCCCCTGTTCGGCTGGAAAGAGCCGGCCCCGGAGGACGAATCCGTCTGCAAGATTACGGAGGAGCCGGCCTACGCCATCTTCTCCGCCGTGGGCTCCTTCTACCTTCCCTTGACCGTGGTCCTGGTCATGTACTGCAGGGTGTACGTGGTGGCTCGCAGAGAGAGCCGGAGCCTGAGGGAAGGTCAGAAACGGGAGAAGTCGGATTCGGAATTCGTCACGTTGAGGATTCACCGGGGCAACGCCAGCGTGAGTGACGACGAGGCGCTTCGAAGACGCACCCATTTCGCACTGCGATTGCTCAAGTTCTCTCGAGAGAAGAAAGCGGCCAAGACGTTGGGCATTGTGGTGGGCTGCTTTATACTGTGTTGGCTGCCTTTTTTCCTGGTCCTCCCAATCA GCTCGATATTTCCTTCTCACAGACCACCTGACGTTGTCTTCAAGATCACCTTCTGGCTAGGCTACTTCAACAGCTGCATCAACCCCATCATCTACCCGTGCTCGAACCAGGAATTTAAAAAAGCCTTCCAGAGTTTACTGGGAGCTCACTGTCTACGAGGCAGTCCCAGACCACATCGACATGATCATCTGGCCGTGAGCCAGAGTCAAGTGCACGTCCCTAACCAGCCCCTGACTCTGAACCTTTCCGGCAGGGGGGCATCCTGTCGGCTCAGCTCCTCGTCCCCCGTCGACCTGTCCGGGACTCCGTCCTCCCGGGGCAGCGGGGAGTGGAAGGTTTTCCCAGACGGCTCCGCTGGGGGAATCGGAGCCGCCGACAGAAGCAGAAAAGTAGCCAAACTGTGCAGAAGAAACTTCCGGCGGGCCTGCTGCTGCGTCCCCAGCGGTGGGGGTCCTCGGCGGGGGGGCCACTGCAGCCGGCCCCCTCCGGTCGGAAATCTTCCCACCATTAAAATCCATCAGTTGTCCTTGTCGGATAAAGGGGAGCCTGTATAA